A single window of Helicobacter pylori DNA harbors:
- a CDS encoding tRNA dihydrouridine synthase, which yields MDFKNKKWLFLAPLAGYTDLPFRSVVKKFGVDVTTSEMVSSHSLVYAFDKTSKMLEKSHLEDHFMVQISGSKEGVVKEAVEKINALEHVSGIDFNCGCPAPKVANHGNGSGLLKDLNHLVKLLKIIRENTNKKITSVKVRLGFDQKIPKEIAHALNDAPVDYVVVHGRTRSDKYQKEKIDYESIALMKGILKKPVIANGEIDSVKKAFEVLQITQADGLMIGRAALRAPWIFWQIRNNTTKLPAVVKKDLVLEHFDKMVEFYGDRGVIMFRKNLHAYAKGEMQASAFRNCVNTLTEIKSMREGIEEFFNQEMLQSEVPLWVELNQKSV from the coding sequence ATGGACTTTAAGAATAAAAAATGGCTTTTTCTAGCCCCTTTGGCAGGCTATACGGATTTGCCTTTTAGGAGCGTGGTGAAAAAATTTGGCGTGGATGTTACCACAAGCGAAATGGTGAGCTCGCATTCGTTGGTGTATGCGTTTGATAAAACTTCTAAAATGTTGGAAAAATCCCACTTAGAAGATCATTTCATGGTGCAAATTTCAGGCTCTAAAGAGGGCGTAGTCAAAGAAGCGGTGGAGAAAATCAACGCTTTAGAGCATGTGAGCGGGATTGATTTTAATTGCGGTTGCCCTGCCCCTAAAGTGGCTAACCATGGCAATGGTAGCGGGCTATTAAAGGATTTAAACCACTTGGTGAAGCTTTTAAAAATCATCAGAGAAAACACCAATAAAAAAATCACAAGCGTGAAAGTGCGTTTAGGCTTTGATCAAAAAATCCCTAAAGAAATCGCTCATGCCTTAAATGACGCGCCGGTGGATTATGTGGTGGTGCATGGGAGGACACGAAGCGACAAATACCAAAAAGAAAAAATAGATTATGAAAGCATCGCTTTAATGAAAGGGATTTTAAAAAAGCCGGTGATAGCCAATGGCGAAATTGACAGCGTGAAAAAAGCCTTTGAAGTTTTGCAAATCACGCAAGCTGATGGGCTAATGATAGGGCGAGCGGCCTTAAGAGCCCCATGGATATTTTGGCAAATCAGAAACAACACCACAAAATTACCCGCAGTCGTGAAAAAAGACCTGGTTTTAGAACATTTTGATAAAATGGTGGAGTTTTATGGGGATAGGGGGGTGATCATGTTTAGGAAAAATTTGCATGCTTACGCTAAGGGCGAAATGCAAGCGAGCGCGTTTCGTAATTGTGTCAATACCCTTACAGAAATAAAGAGCATGCGAGAGGGTATAGAGGAATTTTTTAATCAAGAAATGTTGCAAAGTGAAGTGCCGTTATGGGTAGAATTGAATCAAAAAAGCGTTTGA
- a CDS encoding HP0729 family protein encodes MNHLLILYNPYYQKDVIQQHLSVLQEKSQVGFGKIRSKLNDQEKQDSLEEIYKATNEKNFLQLFLTDYANLFAAKVVKVSKEIDESLIPSYYKEKNLEVEDFFIISDLRELVREDFSLLRDQFLANFIAPNNHTYAIYGNNYVYPLPVKLKEERSYFLGDEKHCLSVYKSKEYLTMQEDFMRFVFGKRLFYLLHPDSINNIIHAELELLQSENNLLNDFTSIIVKYSKTLEYEIYLFAKQVLLKACKKDPSLYDLTYKVQGKSFTLKDFFTQKPNLGTMKLLLKHEKVQYHLEENLKRFINYPFSKSLSLIQNIRNEAVHQKAPGLNEVEKLRNEILGIEGASLLKSILTRKEIA; translated from the coding sequence ATGAACCACCTTTTAATCCTTTATAACCCTTATTATCAAAAAGATGTGATCCAACAACATTTAAGCGTTTTACAGGAAAAATCCCAAGTGGGCTTTGGTAAAATCCGATCAAAGCTCAACGATCAAGAAAAGCAAGACTCCTTAGAAGAGATTTACAAAGCCACCAATGAAAAGAATTTTTTGCAGCTTTTTTTGACCGATTACGCTAATTTATTTGCCGCTAAGGTGGTAAAGGTTTCTAAAGAGATTGATGAGAGTTTGATCCCTAGCTATTATAAAGAAAAAAATTTGGAAGTGGAAGACTTTTTTATTATCAGCGATTTAAGGGAATTAGTCAGGGAAGACTTCAGCCTTTTAAGGGATCAATTTTTAGCCAATTTCATCGCGCCAAACAACCACACTTACGCCATTTATGGGAATAATTATGTCTATCCTTTGCCGGTAAAGTTAAAAGAAGAGCGTTCTTATTTTTTAGGCGATGAAAAGCATTGTCTGAGCGTGTATAAAAGCAAGGAATATTTAACCATGCAAGAAGATTTCATGCGTTTTGTTTTTGGCAAAAGGCTTTTTTACCTCTTGCACCCTGATAGCATCAATAACATCATCCATGCCGAATTAGAGCTTTTACAAAGCGAAAACAATCTTTTGAATGATTTTACCAGCATCATCGTCAAATACTCCAAAACCTTAGAATACGAAATTTATCTTTTTGCTAAACAAGTTCTTTTAAAGGCTTGCAAAAAAGATCCCAGCCTTTATGATCTGACTTACAAAGTCCAGGGAAAATCTTTTACGCTTAAAGATTTTTTCACTCAAAAGCCCAATCTTGGGACCATGAAACTCCTACTCAAACACGAAAAAGTCCAATACCATTTAGAAGAAAACTTAAAAAGATTCATCAATTATCCTTTTTCAAAAAGCTTAAGCCTCATTCAAAACATCCGCAACGAAGCCGTTCATCAAAAAGCTCCAGGTTTGAATGAAGTGGAAAAACTCAGGAATGAAATTTTAGGCATAGAAGGCGCGAGCTTGTTGAAGAGCATTCTGACTCGCAAGGAAATTGCATGA
- the tilS gene encoding tRNA lysidine(34) synthetase TilS, whose product MQDFKPYLEPLREGQNLLGFSGGLDSVCLFHLLVGENIAFDIALVDYNTQKQRLEIIQHAQTLAKTHHKKCYIHYAPKIACNFEMQARKIRYDFFEALIKEHSYKHLILAHHLNDRLEWFLMQLSKGAGLNTLLSFQAYEKRESYAIVRPLLYTPKDTLKTLAKDQKFFEDDSNSSLKFKRNFFRKHYANALMQHYSKGIIQSFKFLDQEKERLYSLIPVSQRHGITFFKYSQNALFMVDKILKQKGYVLSFSQKEEIKRHFFSLEIAQKFIIESDKEHVFIALKPQKTLSMPKDFKDRARRLNIPKRLRPVLYAEFLKQPTHDFLTRFKQSLTDL is encoded by the coding sequence ATGCAAGATTTTAAACCCTATTTAGAGCCTTTAAGAGAGGGTCAAAATTTATTGGGTTTTTCAGGTGGGTTGGATTCTGTTTGCTTGTTTCATCTCTTAGTTGGAGAAAACATCGCTTTTGACATCGCTTTAGTGGATTATAACACGCAAAAACAACGCCTTGAAATCATCCAACACGCTCAAACACTCGCAAAAACACACCATAAAAAATGCTACATCCATTACGCCCCAAAGATTGCGTGCAATTTTGAAATGCAAGCGAGAAAGATCCGTTATGATTTTTTTGAAGCCCTAATCAAAGAGCATTCTTACAAGCATTTGATTTTAGCGCACCATTTGAATGACAGACTGGAATGGTTTTTGATGCAATTGAGTAAAGGTGCCGGATTAAACACGCTTTTAAGCTTTCAAGCTTATGAAAAAAGAGAATCTTATGCGATTGTTCGCCCCTTACTCTACACCCCTAAAGACACCCTTAAAACGCTCGCTAAAGATCAAAAATTTTTTGAAGACGATTCTAATTCTTCTTTAAAATTCAAACGCAATTTTTTCAGGAAACATTACGCTAACGCCTTGATGCAACACTATTCTAAGGGCATTATCCAAAGTTTTAAATTTTTGGATCAAGAAAAAGAGCGGCTTTATTCTTTGATTCCCGTTTCACAAAGGCATGGGATCACTTTTTTTAAGTATTCGCAAAACGCGCTTTTTATGGTGGATAAAATCTTAAAGCAAAAGGGGTATGTGTTGAGCTTCTCTCAAAAAGAAGAAATCAAGCGCCATTTTTTTAGCTTAGAAATCGCTCAAAAATTCATCATTGAGAGCGATAAAGAGCATGTATTTATCGCCCTTAAACCCCAAAAAACTTTAAGCATGCCAAAGGATTTTAAAGACAGAGCCAGGAGATTGAATATCCCTAAACGCTTACGGCCTGTTTTATACGCAGAGTTTTTAAAACAACCAACGCATGATTTTTTAACCCGTTTTAAACAGAGTTTAACGGATCTATAA
- a CDS encoding phosphoribosyltransferase → MHYSYEAFLKDSLELVKQVERICGVPEALVCVMRGGMTLAHFLSLHWNLREVYGINAISYDTTHRQNALKIENIPTIKERLKTILVVDEIVDSGNSLEAVLKVLEEKHPDKKFYSASLFQKTSAKYKADAFLKDAPEWIDFFWEVDLKNLKSH, encoded by the coding sequence ATGCATTATTCTTATGAAGCCTTTTTGAAAGACAGCTTGGAATTAGTCAAACAAGTGGAGCGAATTTGCGGTGTCCCAGAAGCCCTTGTGTGTGTGATGCGAGGGGGCATGACTTTAGCGCATTTTTTGAGCTTGCACTGGAATTTAAGGGAAGTTTATGGCATCAATGCGATTTCTTATGACACCACCCACCGACAAAACGCCCTAAAAATTGAAAATATCCCCACGATCAAAGAGCGTCTAAAAACCATTTTGGTGGTAGATGAAATCGTAGATAGCGGTAATTCTTTAGAAGCGGTGCTTAAAGTGTTAGAAGAAAAACACCCTGATAAAAAGTTTTATAGCGCGAGTTTGTTCCAAAAAACAAGCGCGAAATACAAAGCCGATGCGTTTTTAAAAGACGCTCCTGAATGGATTGATTTCTTTTGGGAAGTGGATTTGAAAAATCTTAAAAGCCATTAA
- a CDS encoding outer membrane beta-barrel protein produces MGRIESKKRLKALILLASLGVLWGNSAEKTPFFKTKNHIYLGFRLGTGASTRTSMWQQAYKDNPTCPSSVCYGEKLEAHYKGGKNLSYTGQIGDEIAIDKYHILGLRVWGDIEYAKAQLGQKVGGNTLLSQANYNPSAIKTYDSASNTQGSLNLQKTPNPQDFLFNNGHFMAFGLNVNVFVNLPIDTLLKLALKTEKMLFFKIGVFGGGGVEYAILWSSQYKNQNTNQDDKFFAAGGGFFVNFGGSLYIGKRNRFNVGLKIPYYSLSAQSWKNFGTSNVWQQQTIRQNFSVFRNKEVFVSYAFLF; encoded by the coding sequence ATGGGTAGAATTGAATCAAAAAAGCGTTTGAAAGCACTCATTCTTTTAGCCAGCTTGGGGGTTTTGTGGGGCAATAGCGCTGAAAAAACGCCTTTTTTTAAAACGAAAAACCACATTTATTTGGGTTTTAGGCTAGGCACAGGGGCTAGCACGCGCACAAGCATGTGGCAACAAGCCTATAAAGACAACCCCACTTGCCCTAGCAGCGTGTGCTATGGCGAGAAATTAGAAGCCCATTATAAGGGGGGTAAAAATTTGTCTTATACCGGGCAAATAGGCGATGAAATAGCTATTGATAAATACCATATTTTAGGCTTAAGGGTGTGGGGGGACATAGAATACGCTAAAGCGCAATTGGGTCAAAAAGTGGGGGGTAATACCCTTTTATCCCAAGCCAATTATAACCCAAGCGCGATTAAAACCTACGATAGCGCTTCAAACACTCAAGGCTCTTTGAATTTACAAAAAACCCCAAACCCTCAAGATTTTCTCTTCAATAACGGGCATTTCATGGCGTTTGGTTTGAATGTGAATGTGTTTGTTAATCTCCCTATAGACACCCTTTTAAAACTCGCTTTAAAAACAGAAAAAATGCTGTTTTTTAAAATAGGCGTGTTTGGTGGGGGTGGGGTGGAATACGCCATATTGTGGAGTTCTCAATATAAAAATCAAAACACCAATCAAGATGATAAATTTTTTGCAGCGGGTGGGGGGTTTTTTGTGAATTTTGGGGGTTCTTTGTATATAGGCAAGCGCAACCGCTTCAACGTGGGGTTAAAAATCCCTTATTACAGCCTGAGCGCACAAAGTTGGAAAAACTTCGGCACTAGCAATGTGTGGCAGCAACAAACGATCCGACAAAACTTCAGCGTTTTTAGGAATAAAGAAGTTTTTGTCAGCTACGCGTTCTTGTTTTAA
- a CDS encoding LeoA/HP0731 family dynamin-like GTPase, with amino-acid sequence MKNETLEQFKKNQERNQKNLQKLLDFIHTGEKYGIDIEDSLKKIHNAMENVAGQKLKVALVGGFSEGKTSIAAAWIDRLDENMKIDHRESSDEVKIYNIDNEMELVDTPGLFGFKEKITDSGKIERYKDITKKYISEAHLILYALNPSNPIKESHKDDLNWLFRTLNLLSRTIFVISRFDEEADIEDEEDYNKRFKIKKENIQNRLNDLISLSEEEKESLIIVAVAANPFDLGVEHWLKHQEEFQKLSHIKALQDATQKKIKENGGKLTIIEEAKKSVIQDVVYRQMPPAKQALQDINREMEYLNKTLEKRRKDIQDLNKEISQARIHLREFIIRYFGDLIRQVSGASLETFNDFAMREIGDEGSNIETRVQNAFERETQGIFNEIAKIETGFNADMNFFEKHAGAFGKIGIDLLKQSGFINATNIKLARDALAATGKFVGIDLALKFKPWGAVNLAGNLNKGLPLIGLVIEVWDSWKESQKIEKLEKAKEEMKSNFDGQKQEILDLINDETRFKQTCFPSVLELEKCIQACEENIKKTQECAQGLEKWIQTGEDFIKGEDIIDVEPEEE; translated from the coding sequence ATGAAGAATGAAACGCTAGAACAATTTAAGAAAAATCAAGAGAGGAATCAAAAAAATCTCCAAAAATTGCTTGATTTTATCCATACCGGGGAAAAATACGGTATTGATATTGAGGATTCTCTCAAAAAAATCCATAATGCGATGGAAAATGTTGCCGGTCAAAAACTTAAAGTGGCTTTAGTGGGAGGTTTTTCTGAAGGGAAAACCTCCATAGCGGCAGCTTGGATCGATCGGCTAGATGAGAACATGAAGATAGACCACAGAGAATCCAGCGATGAAGTTAAAATCTATAACATAGATAATGAAATGGAGCTGGTTGACACCCCGGGACTATTCGGGTTTAAAGAAAAAATAACTGATAGCGGCAAAATAGAACGCTATAAAGATATTACGAAAAAATATATCAGCGAAGCCCACCTCATTTTATACGCGCTCAACCCGTCAAACCCCATCAAAGAAAGCCATAAGGACGATTTGAACTGGTTGTTTAGGACGCTCAATCTTTTATCCAGGACAATATTTGTCATCAGCCGTTTTGATGAAGAAGCGGATATTGAAGATGAAGAAGATTACAATAAAAGATTTAAGATCAAAAAAGAAAACATTCAAAACCGACTGAATGATCTGATTTCTTTAAGCGAAGAAGAAAAAGAAAGTTTGATTATTGTCGCTGTCGCTGCAAACCCTTTTGATTTGGGGGTTGAACACTGGCTAAAGCATCAAGAAGAGTTTCAAAAGCTTTCTCATATCAAGGCCTTGCAAGACGCGACTCAAAAAAAGATTAAAGAAAATGGCGGGAAATTAACCATTATAGAAGAAGCCAAAAAAAGCGTCATTCAAGATGTGGTCTATAGGCAAATGCCACCCGCAAAACAAGCGTTGCAAGATATTAATAGAGAAATGGAATATTTGAATAAAACGCTTGAAAAAAGGCGAAAGGACATTCAAGATTTAAATAAAGAAATTTCTCAAGCCCGCATTCATTTAAGAGAATTTATAATAAGGTATTTTGGCGATCTCATCCGTCAAGTTTCTGGCGCTAGCCTAGAAACCTTTAATGATTTCGCTATGAGAGAAATAGGCGATGAAGGTAGCAATATAGAAACAAGAGTCCAAAATGCATTTGAAAGAGAAACGCAAGGGATTTTCAATGAAATCGCTAAAATTGAAACCGGTTTTAATGCCGATATGAATTTTTTTGAAAAGCATGCCGGAGCGTTTGGAAAGATTGGAATCGATCTTTTAAAACAAAGCGGTTTTATCAATGCAACTAATATCAAACTGGCTAGAGACGCGCTAGCGGCTACGGGAAAATTTGTGGGCATAGATTTGGCTTTAAAATTCAAACCTTGGGGCGCTGTAAACTTGGCAGGCAATTTGAACAAAGGTTTACCGCTTATCGGTCTTGTTATTGAAGTGTGGGATTCTTGGAAAGAAAGCCAAAAAATAGAAAAACTTGAAAAAGCTAAAGAAGAAATGAAATCTAATTTTGACGGACAAAAACAAGAAATCTTGGATCTCATTAATGATGAAACCAGATTCAAACAAACATGTTTTCCGAGCGTGTTGGAACTGGAAAAATGCATCCAAGCATGCGAAGAAAACATTAAAAAAACGCAAGAGTGCGCTCAAGGTTTGGAAAAATGGATTCAAACTGGCGAAGATTTTATCAAGGGCGAAGATATTATAGATGTTGAGCCTGAAGAGGAATGA
- a CDS encoding type II asparaginase, whose product MRMFLKLLILLFCLKGQVMAQNLPTIALLATGGTIAGSGASASLGRYKSGELGIKELLKAIPSLNRLARIQGEQVSNIGSQDMNEEIWFKLAQRVQKLLNDSRIQGVVITHGTDTLEESAYFLNLVLHSTKPVVLVGAMRNASSLSADGALNLYNALSVAIDEKSTNKGVLVVMDDTIFSAREAIKTHTTHTSTFKALNSGAIGSVYYGKVRYYMQPLRKHTIESEFSILELKTPLPKVDIIYTHAGMTPDLFQASLKSHAKGVVIAGVGNGNVSAGFLKAMQEASQMGVVIVRSSRVGSGEVTSGEIDDKAYGFITSDNLNPQKARVLLQLALTKTNDKAKIQEMFEEY is encoded by the coding sequence ATGAGAATGTTTTTGAAATTGTTGATTCTCTTATTTTGTTTGAAAGGGCAAGTCATGGCTCAAAATTTACCTACCATTGCTTTATTAGCGACAGGGGGGACGATTGCAGGGAGTGGTGCAAGCGCGAGTTTGGGCCGTTATAAGAGCGGTGAGTTGGGCATCAAAGAGCTTCTTAAGGCTATCCCTAGTCTTAACAGACTCGCTCGCATTCAAGGGGAGCAGGTTTCTAACATCGGCTCACAGGACATGAATGAAGAGATATGGTTCAAGCTCGCTCAACGTGTTCAAAAATTGCTCAATGATAGCCGTATTCAAGGCGTGGTCATCACGCATGGCACGGACACTTTAGAAGAGAGCGCGTATTTTTTAAACTTGGTTTTACACTCCACAAAACCGGTCGTGCTAGTGGGAGCGATGCGTAACGCTTCTTCTTTGAGCGCGGATGGCGCTTTGAATTTGTATAACGCGCTGAGCGTAGCGATCGATGAAAAAAGCACGAATAAGGGCGTGTTGGTGGTGATGGACGATACTATTTTTAGCGCTAGAGAAGCGATTAAAACGCACACCACCCACACTTCCACCTTTAAAGCCTTAAATAGCGGTGCGATAGGGAGCGTGTATTATGGTAAAGTGCGCTATTACATGCAGCCTTTAAGAAAACACACCATAGAGAGCGAATTTTCTATTTTAGAGCTAAAAACCCCCTTACCTAAAGTGGATATTATTTACACGCATGCTGGCATGACCCCTGATCTATTCCAAGCGAGCCTGAAATCACATGCAAAGGGTGTTGTGATAGCCGGGGTGGGTAATGGGAATGTGAGCGCTGGGTTTTTAAAAGCGATGCAAGAAGCGAGCCAAATGGGGGTGGTTATTGTTCGTTCTAGCAGGGTAGGCAGTGGTGAGGTTACTTCAGGCGAGATTGATGACAAAGCTTATGGCTTTATCACAAGCGATAACTTAAACCCTCAAAAAGCCAGGGTGCTTTTACAACTCGCTCTAACCAAAACGAATGATAAGGCAAAAATCCAAGAAATGTTTGAAGAGTATTAA
- the rimO gene encoding 30S ribosomal protein S12 methylthiotransferase RimO: MQVKENKQLCLISLGCSKNLVDSEVMLGKLYNYTLTNDAKKADVILINTCGFIESAKQESIQTILNAAKDKKEGAILIASGCLSERYKDEIKELIPEVDIFTGVGDYDKIDILIAKKQNQFSEQVFLSEHYNARIITGSSVHAYVKISEGCNQKCSFCAIPSFKGKLQSRELDSILKEVEDLALKGYKDMTFIAQDSSSFLYDKGQKDGLIQLIRAIDKQQALKSARILYLYPSSTTLELIGAIEDSPIFQNYFDMPIQHISDSMLKKMRRNSSQAHHLKLLNAMKQVKESFIRSTIIVGHPEENEGEFEELSAFLDEFQFDRLNIFAFSAEENTHAYSLEKVPKKIINARIKALNKIALKHQNHSFKALLNKPIKALVENKEGEYFYKARDLRWAPEVDGEILINDSELTTPLQPGHYTIVPSAFKDNILLAKVLSPF; encoded by the coding sequence ATGCAAGTTAAAGAAAACAAACAACTCTGCCTGATCTCATTAGGTTGCTCTAAAAACCTGGTGGATTCAGAGGTGATGTTAGGCAAGCTTTATAATTACACGCTCACTAATGACGCTAAAAAGGCCGATGTGATTTTGATCAACACTTGCGGGTTTATTGAAAGCGCCAAACAAGAGAGCATCCAAACCATTCTAAACGCCGCCAAAGACAAAAAAGAGGGGGCGATTTTGATTGCGAGCGGGTGCTTGAGCGAGCGCTATAAAGATGAAATCAAAGAGTTGATCCCTGAAGTGGATATTTTTACCGGCGTGGGGGATTATGACAAGATCGATATTTTGATCGCTAAAAAACAAAACCAATTCAGCGAGCAAGTGTTTTTAAGCGAGCATTATAACGCGCGCATTATCACAGGTTCTAGCGTGCATGCTTATGTTAAAATTTCTGAGGGCTGTAACCAAAAATGCTCTTTTTGCGCTATCCCTAGCTTTAAGGGGAAATTGCAAAGCAGGGAATTAGACTCCATTTTAAAAGAAGTGGAAGATTTGGCTCTTAAAGGTTATAAGGATATGACTTTTATCGCTCAAGATTCTAGCTCGTTTTTATACGATAAGGGGCAAAAAGACGGCTTGATTCAGCTCATTAGGGCGATTGACAAACAACAAGCCTTAAAGAGCGCTCGCATCTTATACCTCTACCCCTCTAGCACCACTTTAGAGTTGATTGGCGCGATTGAAGACTCGCCCATTTTTCAAAATTATTTTGACATGCCCATCCAGCATATCAGCGACTCCATGCTTAAAAAGATGCGGCGCAACTCCAGCCAAGCACACCATTTAAAGCTTTTAAACGCCATGAAACAGGTTAAAGAAAGCTTTATAAGAAGCACGATCATTGTAGGGCATCCAGAAGAAAATGAGGGCGAATTTGAAGAATTGAGCGCGTTTTTAGACGAATTCCAGTTTGATAGATTGAATATTTTTGCTTTCAGCGCGGAAGAAAACACGCATGCCTATTCTTTAGAAAAAGTGCCTAAAAAAATTATCAACGCTCGCATCAAAGCCTTGAATAAAATCGCTTTAAAACACCAAAACCATTCTTTTAAGGCTTTATTGAATAAGCCCATTAAGGCGTTAGTGGAAAATAAAGAGGGCGAGTATTTTTACAAAGCAAGGGATTTGAGATGGGCGCCTGAAGTGGATGGGGAAATTTTGATCAACGACAGCGAACTAACCACCCCTTTACAACCCGGGCATTACACGATTGTGCCTAGCGCCTTTAAAGACAATATCTTACTCGCTAAGGTTTTAAGCCCTTTTTAA
- a CDS encoding anaerobic C4-dicarboxylate transporter has protein sequence MDAFFQIIVLLFSLFLGARLGGLGVGYAGGLGVLILCLFLGLNPGKIPFDVILIIMAVISAISAMQKAGGLDYLVQIAEKILRKHPKQINYLAPSVAYFLTILAGTGHTVFSLIPVIVEVSQSQNIKPKAPLSLAVVSSQVAITASPVSAAVVFMSGILEPLGANYLTLLMVWIPTTFLACMLTAFVMGFTDLKLDSDPHYLERLKARNFSPPKIKEEKETSKSAKLSLWIFIGGVVAIVFYASAISKNIAFVSPVVLGRDYAIVSFMLSVATLIVLFCKINTNEIAHSSVFKSGMQACVCVLGVAWLGDTFVSNHIDEIKRYASFLIADYPFLLAVALFLASMLLYSQAATSKALIPSVITALGISANHTEHLYIIVASFASVSALFVLPTYPTLLGAIAMDNTGTTKMGRYVFDHAFLIPGVLVVFLSVALGFVVAPLVL, from the coding sequence GTGGATGCCTTTTTTCAAATTATCGTGTTACTTTTTTCGCTTTTTTTAGGGGCAAGGCTAGGGGGCTTGGGAGTGGGCTATGCTGGGGGCTTGGGCGTGCTTATTTTATGCTTATTTTTGGGGCTAAATCCGGGCAAAATCCCTTTTGATGTGATTTTAATCATCATGGCAGTCATTAGCGCTATCAGTGCCATGCAAAAAGCGGGGGGCTTGGATTACTTAGTCCAAATCGCTGAAAAAATTTTAAGGAAACACCCCAAGCAAATCAATTACCTCGCGCCAAGCGTGGCGTATTTTTTAACGATACTAGCCGGCACTGGGCATACGGTTTTTTCTTTGATCCCAGTGATTGTGGAAGTGAGCCAGAGCCAAAACATCAAACCCAAAGCGCCCTTAAGCTTAGCGGTAGTCTCTAGCCAAGTCGCTATTACTGCAAGCCCGGTGAGCGCGGCGGTGGTGTTTATGAGTGGTATTTTAGAGCCTTTAGGAGCAAATTATCTCACCCTTTTAATGGTTTGGATCCCTACGACTTTTTTAGCATGCATGCTCACGGCGTTTGTTATGGGTTTTACTGATTTGAAATTAGACAGCGATCCGCATTATTTAGAGCGTTTGAAAGCAAGAAATTTTTCGCCCCCTAAAATCAAAGAAGAAAAAGAAACCTCAAAAAGCGCGAAATTATCGCTATGGATTTTTATCGGTGGGGTTGTAGCGATCGTTTTTTATGCGAGCGCGATTTCCAAAAATATCGCTTTTGTTAGCCCGGTGGTTTTAGGCAGAGATTATGCGATTGTGTCTTTCATGTTGAGCGTGGCAACTTTAATTGTGCTTTTTTGCAAAATTAACACTAATGAAATCGCTCATTCAAGCGTGTTTAAATCCGGCATGCAAGCGTGCGTGTGCGTGTTGGGCGTGGCATGGCTAGGCGATACTTTTGTGAGCAATCATATAGATGAAATCAAGCGATACGCTTCTTTTTTGATCGCAGACTATCCGTTTTTATTAGCCGTAGCGCTCTTTTTGGCTTCCATGCTTTTGTATTCGCAAGCCGCCACCTCTAAAGCGCTCATCCCAAGCGTGATCACAGCCTTAGGCATTAGCGCTAACCATACGGAGCATTTGTATATTATCGTGGCTTCTTTTGCGAGCGTTTCGGCGCTGTTTGTGTTACCCACTTACCCCACTTTACTAGGAGCGATCGCTATGGATAACACCGGCACCACTAAAATGGGCCGTTATGTGTTTGATCATGCGTTTTTGATCCCTGGGGTTTTAGTCGTGTTTTTGAGCGTGGCGTTAGGGTTTGTTGTCGCACCGTTGGTTTTGTAG